The Infirmifilum lucidum DNA segment CTCCCTTCTACCTTTGCTTAAGTCTTTGCCTCTCCCTACACTGGTAAAGGTCAGAAGAACTCTATCTACATGATCCTTCGCCTCTACAATTTGCCTGTTAATGAAATAACTGTAAATTTCTCCCTGTGACTCGCGCGAGTCAATAAATGCTATCGAGAAGCTTCGCTTCAGCTCCTTGACCGGAAGCGAGCGCAGGGCATTCACCCAATGAAGGACAGTTACCAAGCTCTTATTGAGGCTTGTCTTCGATGATTTCTCCGGGAATGGGTGAGTAACCATTGAAATGTCCACCTTGTACCCCCCTCGGTAGGTACTCGATGGCCCGACGTAGCTTTCGGAGAGAAGCGCGTAGTAGTCGTGGTATACCAGCTCCCTGTCACCAAGCCTATCGTAAAGTCTCTCCCCGGTAATCATCCTGATAAAGTTCCTTATCTCCTGTACTACCCTCTTCTCGCGCTCTTTGCCCTCCTCGTGTCGCTTTCTCAGGTTTACTACCCCTAAGACCCCGCTTGGGTTTAAGCCGGAACTCTTATCGGATCCAGCCCTATTGGTAAGAGTAGCACTGGACATAACGAAGTCAAACCTTTTAAGTTCTCCTGTAGGATCTGTCGAATCCTCAAGCGCGGCGATGATAAACGCGACAAGTGACGCGGAAAGTTTCTCCCTGCTCTCAGCATCCCTATATATGTGGGCCTCGTCCACGACGATCGTGCCCACTCTTCTGGCAAATTCTCTGAAGGTTTCGCCAGAGACAATAGAGTCTCTCGAAAGCTGGTACAGCATCACTTCATTCGTGACGAGTATGTCTACCTTCCCGTAGTCTTCTATAGATTTTGTATCGAATAACCAGTCTATTTTCTCACTATACCCGTCTTCTCTCCTCAATTCAACGTAGTATTCTTCATCGGAGTAGCCGTGGTATAGCTCTGCTCTTCCACCAATGTTTAGCTCTAAGTCTCTTAACTTCTGCCGCTCCACATTGTCACGATCTTGTTTTAGTGAGTCACCGTCGCGAATTGCAACTCTGAGCTTCAGGTTCTTATCGATGCTCTCCAGCTCCTTATTCAAGAAGTAGAGTAGCTCTATAATCTTCTTTAACTGGTCGCTTGCAAGAGACTTCCTCGGGTAGATCAAGATCGCTTTGAAGCGCGTGCTGTCGCCGCCCTCTTTACTGCGGGCCTTGAGCGCGAGTATTTTGGCTATAATGAACACAGTGAAAATTAGAGTCTTCCCGGACGCGACAGGCGACGATAACACTATATCCATGCCGCTGGCCGCACTGCTTCTAGAAGCCTTCTCCAGGATATCGCTCAGGTACTTGTACTGGAAAAGCCGCAGCCTACCGTAACCCGCCTCTTTCAAGCTACTCACAACAGCGCTGGCAATTTCATCGGCGCGGGTGACTTTATTGCTTTCAAAGTACTGCTTCAGAAGCCCTTTCAGCTCATCTACCTGTCTGCTCAGATCCGGTGCCTCGTCACCTTCAACGTCCCTCCGGGGGTTAGCAATGAACGGTAGCACGTGTGCCTCGTAATTCGTAATACGGTCGGGAAGAGAGCGCGCGAACGACACCATTCGGAAGAGCTCGCCGTGCATTGTCTTGAAGAAGACGTATCTGTTGACCTCAAGCTTTTGCTTTAAATCCTGATAAGCTTTTGAGATATCGCTGGATCTCAGGCCAAAGGACGAGAAAAACCGCTCAAGTTGGTGGTAGTGCTTAATGCCTATCAAGTCACTGACCGACTCAGCTTTAACGGTCTTTACACTATTGCCGCTCTCCGCGCTAGCTTCTCTAATTAGTTTCTCCGAGACTTCTAAGTAGTTCAAG contains these protein-coding regions:
- a CDS encoding DEAD/DEAH box helicase; translated protein: MHSWRGTQESRQGLSLEETPELLDIYHEILLNEIAVVRGNSIFAKTIPSSIGYIAYSDFPNYTYTNVERALDYATLLYAILNAVRRRTTGYDLRDLTRVEEEDAKRVREELGRLVEKIKSKAGYIDGCAEGLPTRLAGTGHDLLDGLNCIVLVLLYTGLVKPVFTVPDDNLNYLEVSEKLIREASAESGNSVKTVKAESVSDLIGIKHYHQLERFFSSFGLRSSDISKAYQDLKQKLEVNRYVFFKTMHGELFRMVSFARSLPDRITNYEAHVLPFIANPRRDVEGDEAPDLSRQVDELKGLLKQYFESNKVTRADEIASAVVSSLKEAGYGRLRLFQYKYLSDILEKASRSSAASGMDIVLSSPVASGKTLIFTVFIIAKILALKARSKEGGDSTRFKAILIYPRKSLASDQLKKIIELLYFLNKELESIDKNLKLRVAIRDGDSLKQDRDNVERQKLRDLELNIGGRAELYHGYSDEEYYVELRREDGYSEKIDWLFDTKSIEDYGKVDILVTNEVMLYQLSRDSIVSGETFREFARRVGTIVVDEAHIYRDAESREKLSASLVAFIIAALEDSTDPTGELKRFDFVMSSATLTNRAGSDKSSGLNPSGVLGVVNLRKRHEEGKEREKRVVQEIRNFIRMITGERLYDRLGDRELVYHDYYALLSESYVGPSSTYRGGYKVDISMVTHPFPEKSSKTSLNKSLVTVLHWVNALRSLPVKELKRSFSIAFIDSRESQGEIYSYFINRQIVEAKDHVDRVLLTFTSVGRGKDLSKGRREVTAVEAMLAPFFGDRQVKPSLFDILFRSPHEDKAGDTVMLPFRFHNLSFYITLDKLREVSRTPVEDVKDVSRKVQHVFPDVFEFVRRVSEQHKSFVDRHHGLLGRRKRHQLEQKMRNGELRLVLSTSTLEVGVDFPNLVLTVQYGSEPNPSELQQRWGRSGRSLDSLYVSTLVLIQRNTGEDLTFLDPLEAFTYVFNLKPIATGMSPLEDLIVSRVAASIVIDVKGRKSTTEFLYLGEKLKETLGEIFGYSPPYYEEWLLAVKKFSSIKDEHAYKYDFNFLIDRIMDCRENLPPIEEVILEIKHELEENSARRHNEKINLLSYIYRLEDIRRKFGREISSECHSMLIQLRVRLIEKLMDTLPSSVQGKIASEIPAKITPPGVYSDLLEPEKFLYILPSSKSEYESISDFVEASYEVRPLHSG